The following proteins are co-located in the Megalobrama amblycephala isolate DHTTF-2021 linkage group LG12, ASM1881202v1, whole genome shotgun sequence genome:
- the fzr1a gene encoding fizzy/cell division cycle 20 related 1a, with protein MDQDYERRLLRQINVQNDNTSPVKVKDVICHLTPTPESPLSSPSKHGDRFIPSRAGANWSINFHRINENEKSPSQNKKTKDATSDTGKADGLAYSALLKNELLGAGIEKVLDPQTEDRRLQPSTPERRSLFSYSLSAKRSTPDDNSVSPYSLSPVSSKSQKLLRSPRKPTRKISKIPFKVLDAPELQDDFYLNLVDWSSLNVLSVGLGTCVYLWSACTSQVTRLCDLSVEGDSVTSVGWSERGNLVAVGTHKGFVQIWDATAGKKLFALEGHTARVGALAWNADQLSSGSRDRMILQRDIRTPPLQSERRLQGHRQEVCGLKWSTDHQLLASGGNDNKLLVWNHSSVLPMQQYTEHLAAVKAIAWSPHQHGLLASGGGTADRCIRFWNTLTAQPLQCIDTGSQVCNLAWSKHTNELVSTHGYSQNQILVWKYPSLTQVAKLTGHSYRVLYLAMSPDGEAIVTGAGDETLRFWNVFSKTRSTKESVSVLNLFTRIR; from the exons ATGGATCAGGACTATGAGCGCCGGTTATTGCGGCAGATTAATGTTCAAAATGACAACACCAGCCCCGTG AAAGTAAAAGATGTGATATGTCACCTGACCCCAACCCCTGAGTCACCGCTGTCATCACCGAGCAAGCATGGTGACAGATTCATACCATCTCGAGCTGGAGCCAACTGGAGTATTAACTTCCACAGAATAAAT GAAAATGAAAAGTCACCTAGCCAGAATAAAAAAACCAAAGACGCAACATCAGATACTGGCAAAG CGGATGGTTTGGCGTATTCTGCCCTGCTGAAGAATGAGTTGCTTGGGGCTGGGATTGAGAAGGTCCTGGATCCTCAGACAGAAGATAGAAGACTACAGCCCTCCACACCCGAGAGGAGGAGCCTCTTTAGT TATTCGCTCAGTGCCAAAAGATCCACTCCTGATGATAACAGTGTTTCCCCGTACTCCCTCTCCCCTGTTAGCAGCAAAAG tCAGAAGCTGCTGCGGTCGCCAAGAAAGCCGACGCGCAAAATTTCCAAGATTCCATTTAAGGTTCTAGATGCACCAGAGTTACAAGATGACTTCTACCTCAACTTAGTGGACTGGTCCTCTTTAAATGTACTCAGTGTTGGACTGGGAACTTGTGTTTACCTTTGGAGTGCCTGCACCAGTCAA GTAACACGACTATGTGACCTATCagtggagggagattcagtcacatCTGTGGGCTGGTCGGAGAGG GGTAATCTTGTCGCTGTGGGTACGCACAAAGGCTTTGTACAAATTTGGGATGCTACCGCTGGCAAAAAGCTGTTTGCCTTGGAGGGACACACAGCAAGAGTTG GTGCGCTGGCCTGGAATGCAGATCAGCTGTCATCAGGCAGCCGGGACAGGATGATTCTTCAGAGAGATATCAGGACGCCCCCTTTGCAGTCAGAGCGCAGGCTGCAGGGCCATAGACAAGAGGTCTGCGGACTCAAGTGGAGCACTGACCATCAGTTGCTGGCCTCTGGTGGAAATGACAACAAG CTGTTAGTGTGGAATCACTCGAGCGTGTTACCGATGCAGCAGTACACCGAGCACCTGGCCGCAGTGAAGGCCATCGCCTGGTCTCCTCACCAGCACGGGCTGCTGGCCTCTGGCGGTGGAACGGCAGATCGCTGCATCCGCTTCTGGAACACACTCACAGCGCAGCCGCTGCAGTGTATCGACACAGGTTCACAAGTCTGCAACCTGGCCTGGTCCAAACACACCAATGAACTG GTCAGCACACATGGTTACTCGCAGAACCAGATCTTGGTGTGGAAATACCCCTCGCTCACTCAAGTAGCTAAACTGACCGGCCACTCGTATAGGGTGCTCTATCTG GCGATGTCTCCAGATGGAGAAGCAATAGTGACAGGAGCAGGTGATGAAACTCTACGCTTTTGGAATGTATTTAGTAAAACACGGTCAACAAAG GA